One segment of Hemitrygon akajei chromosome 15, sHemAka1.3, whole genome shotgun sequence DNA contains the following:
- the ube2d2 gene encoding ubiquitin-conjugating enzyme E2 D2 isoform X2 encodes MGPNDSPYQGGVFFLTIHFPTDYPFKPPKVAFTTRIYHPNINSNGSICLDILRSQWSPALTISKVLLSICSLLCDPNPDDPLVPEIARIYKTDREKYNRIAREWTQKYAM; translated from the exons ATGGGGCCG AACGACAGCCCCTATCAGGGTGGTGTATTTTTCTTGACCATTCACTTTCCCACAGATTATCCCTTCAAACCGCCCAAG GTTGCATTTAcaacaagaatctatcatccaAATATTAACAGTAATGGCAGCATCTGTCTTGATATTTTACGGTCACAGTGGTCCCCAGCATTAACTATTTCAAAAG TTCTTTTGTCCATTTGTTCACTCTTATGTGATCCAAATCCAGATGATCCCCTAGTGCCTGAGATTGCACGTATCTACAAAACAGATAGAGAAAA GTACAACAGAATAGCTCGGGAATGGACTCAGAAGTATGCAATGTGA
- the ube2d2 gene encoding ubiquitin-conjugating enzyme E2 D2 isoform X1, with translation MALKRIHKELNDLARDPPAQCSAGPVGDDMFHWQATIMGPNDSPYQGGVFFLTIHFPTDYPFKPPKVAFTTRIYHPNINSNGSICLDILRSQWSPALTISKVLLSICSLLCDPNPDDPLVPEIARIYKTDREKYNRIAREWTQKYAM, from the exons GAGTTGAATGATTTGGCCCGAGATCCGCCAGCACAGTGTTCAGCAGGTCCGGTTGGTGATGACA TGTTCCATTGGCAAGCCACAATAATGGGGCCG AACGACAGCCCCTATCAGGGTGGTGTATTTTTCTTGACCATTCACTTTCCCACAGATTATCCCTTCAAACCGCCCAAG GTTGCATTTAcaacaagaatctatcatccaAATATTAACAGTAATGGCAGCATCTGTCTTGATATTTTACGGTCACAGTGGTCCCCAGCATTAACTATTTCAAAAG TTCTTTTGTCCATTTGTTCACTCTTATGTGATCCAAATCCAGATGATCCCCTAGTGCCTGAGATTGCACGTATCTACAAAACAGATAGAGAAAA GTACAACAGAATAGCTCGGGAATGGACTCAGAAGTATGCAATGTGA